Proteins encoded within one genomic window of Eleutherodactylus coqui strain aEleCoq1 chromosome 1, aEleCoq1.hap1, whole genome shotgun sequence:
- the USP35 gene encoding ubiquitin carboxyl-terminal hydrolase 35, whose protein sequence is MDKILEAVMQSSYPMYVKQSLARRVIEASKQPIDIEQCWSMLELSTKLFFLGESCFARETSREVLEVYGRYHPEEFEEFFNVRFILSLLQEGYGSLGKRHAYILDYIHLGLQFVLDKPSTEEIFRLLRVEVLRIVCERPSLKICVRVSKLLTLYPQCIPEGNHQLLFCQQLVRCISQFHCHSEAEEGIVQFLDQVNRVSALLQNIWRLQSSLVLPSLKELFAIISLTDETETPSNALASVVQYIPLQLMEGIVRNLANADSVTDAQMMTSINRMIDWVSWPLGKNIDKWIIALLKGLAAVKKFSILTEVSLSKVQKVFSKLLYPVVREAALSVLRYMLLSFQHSPDAFHLIVPHIPQMVTCLSNETTNSAGSCLEQFAELIHCMVFRFSGYPDLYEPVMGAIKKLPVPNEDRIKQLLGQNAWTSQKNELAPYYPRLVSKSDTGKIGLINLGNTCYMNSILQALFMASDFRHSVLCLRDSSSQPLMMKLQHLFAFLEHSQRPAISPESFLASSWPPWFTPGVQQDCSEYLKYLLDRLHEEEKTGKRISQTLAQSNCSLQVKKTILGNRTLVEQMFGGRIVTKIRCLKCQSISAREEAFTDLSLAFPPRDDSTTKFPKTTVPSSVPVRDTGPKNLEGLESTSSSHHGPWKQKANKDEGKRIPEETANKENPEDKDENNCSLAGSQAASSSSEAAGLKKYSLTLSDLINHFLCPEMLTEDNKYRCETCASLQDAEKMVELSKGPQYLILTLLRFSFDLKAMRRRKILDNVSIPLMLKLPVQINPYRPENICIESSSRSASAHARQSANYDLCTVIVHSGLSSESGHYYCYSRDCMDKDGHKAPNTGVKKFGSDKHLDMEIQWYLFNDTRVSFSSFESVSNVTSFFPKDTAYVLFYRHRTQCQTDSVIDSGSSKSHGDVALSKELMEAISKDNIKYLQEQEKEARNRAAYISPLLKSPLWWQDFDKDSDDDASAGGLGSAAGGASGSFHGLVF, encoded by the exons ACCATCCGGAGGAATTTGAGGAATTTTTCAACGTGCGATTTATTTTGAGTCTTCTTCAGGAAGGATACGGGTCTCTCGGAAAGCGACATGCCTATATCTTAGATTACATACATCTCGGACTTCAGTTTGTGTTGGACAAACCTTCCACGGAGGAGATCTTCAGGCTCTTGAGGGTAGAAGTCCTCCGCATTGTCTGCGAAAGACCGAGTCTTAAGATTTGCGTGAGGGTCAGCAAACTCTTGACTTTGTACCCCCAATGTATTCCAGAAGGGAACCACCAACTCTTGTTCTGCCAGCAGCTGGTACGATGTATCAGTCAGTTCCACTGTCACTCCGAAGCAGAGGAAGGGATCGTACAGTTTCTTGACCAGGTCAACAGAGTCAGTGCTCTTCTGCAGAATATCTGGAGGCTTCAGAGCTCTCTGGTCCTTCCATCCCTCAAGGAGCTATTTGCTATTATATCTTTAACAG ATGAGACGGAGACCCCCTCCAATGCCCTGGCCAGTGTGGTGCAGTATATACCCCTGCAGCTCATGGAAGGCATTGTAAGGAATTTGGCCAATGCAGACAGCGTGACTGATGCCCAGATGATGACTTCTATTAACAG GATGATTGACTGGGTGTCGTGGCCTCTCGGCAAGAACATTGATAAGTGGATTATTGCGCTATTAAAGGGGCTCGCTGCTGTGAAGAAGTTCAGCATTTTGACCGAAGTTTCCCTATCAAAAGTACAAAAG GTGTTCTCGAAGCTGCTGTACCCCGTGGTACGAGAGGCGGCGCTGTCGGTCCTCAGGTATATGCTGCTGAGTTTTCAGCACTCGCCCGATGCATTTCATTTG ATCGTTCCTCACATCCCGCAGATGGTTACTTGCCTCTCCAATGAGACCACCAATTCAGCCGGCAGCTGCCTGGAGCAGTTTGCAGAGCTCATCCACTGCATGGTCTTCCGCTTCTCGGGGTATCCTGATCTGTATGAACCGGTCATGGGAGCGATAAAG AAACTGCCGGTCCCCAACGAAGATCGGATAAAACAGCTTCTTGGGCAGAACGCTTGGACCTCCCAGAAGAATGAGTTGGCGCCTTATTACCCTCGACTGGTGTCCAAATCTGACACAGGGAAGATCGGACTGATAAACCTGGGAAACACGTGTTACATGAACAGCATCCTGCAGGCCTTGTTTATGGCGTCGGA TTTCAGGCACTCGGTCCTCTGTTTACGAGACAGCAGCTCTCAGCCCCTCATGATGAAGCTGCAGCATCTCTTCGCCTTCCTAGAACACAGTCAG cgcCCGGCTATCTCACCTGAGAGTTTCCTGGCGTCCTCTTGGCCCCCTTGGTTTACGCCCGGTGTGCAACAAGACTGCTCAGAATATCTGAAATATCTACTAGATCG GCTTCACGAAGAGGAAAAAACAGGCAAAAGAATATCTCAAACATTAGCCCAGTCTAACTGCAGCCTCCAAGTGAAGAAAACCATCTTGGGCAACAGAACGTTAGTGGAGCAGATGTTTGGCGGTCGAATTGTCACCAAAATTCGATGTCTGAAGTGTCAGAGTATCTCAGCCAGGGAGGAGGCCTTCACAGACTTATCTCTAGCTTTCCCACCACGAGATGACTCAACAACTAAATTTCCGAAGACCACTGTGCCTTCCAGTGTACCAGTTCGTGATACGGGGCCGAAGAATCTTGAAGGCCTGGAGTCAACAAGTTCGTCACATCATGGGCCATGGAAACAGAAGGCCAACAAGGACGAAGGGAAACGAATACCTGAAGAGACAGCGAATAAAGAAAATCCAGAAGACAAAGATGAGAACAATTGTTCCTTGGCCGGCAGTCAGGCCGCTTCTTCGTCTTCTGAGGCAGCAGGGTTGAAAAAATATTCCCTCACCCTGTCGGATTTGATCAACCATTTCTTATGCCCCGAGATGCTGACAGAAGATAACAAGTATCGTTGTGAAACTTGTGCCTCCTTACAAGACGCTGAAAAGATGGTGGAGCTCTCCAAAGGTCCACAGTATCTGATCTTGACTTTGCTAAGGTTCTCTTTCGACTTGAAGgccatgaggaggaggaagatcttgGACAATGTGTCAATTCCCTTGATGCTCAAATTACCGGTCCAAATAAATCCTTATCGGCCGGAGAACATCTGTATAGAAAGCAGCAGTAGATCCGCCTCGGCCCACGCCCGCCAGTCCGCAAACTATGACTTGTGCACCGTCATCGTACACTCCGGGCTGTCCTCAGAAAGCGGACATTACTATTGCTATTCGAGAGACTGCATGGACAAAGATGGTCATAAAGCACCGAATACCGGCGTTAAGAAGTTTGGAAGCGACAAACATCTAGACATGGAGATCCAATGGTATCTGTTCAACGACACCAGAGTCTCCTTCTCTTCCTTTGAATCCGTCAGCAACGTCACTTCCTTCTTCCCCAAGGATACGGCCTatgtattgttttacagacaccGGACACAATGCCAGACGGACTCTGTGATAGACTCGGGGTCATCGAAGTCACATGGAGACGTTGCTCTCAGCAAGGAGCTTATGGAAGCCATCTCCAAAGACAACATCAAGTATCTGCAA GAGCAAGAAAAGGAAGCGAGGAACCGTGCGGCTTATATCTCCCCTCTTCTGAAGTCCCCGCTGTGGTGGCAGGACTTTGACAAGGACAGCGATGACGACGCTTCTGCAGGGGGTCTGGGATCAGCGGCTGGAGGGGCTTCCGGCTCCTTTCATGGTCTTGTGTTTTAG